From Oncorhynchus mykiss isolate Arlee chromosome 25, USDA_OmykA_1.1, whole genome shotgun sequence, a single genomic window includes:
- the LOC110505286 gene encoding 5-hydroxytryptamine receptor 1D-like, with translation MDQDNSSVDPFFTNATESSEPTEALWDKATLLGLQIFLSAILAIVTLATVLSNAFVIATIFLTRKLHTPANFLIGSLAVTDLLVSILVMPISILYTVSKTWALGQIVCDIWLSSDITFCTASILHLCVIALDRYWAITDALEYSKRRTMRRAGLMITVVWVISISISMPPLFWRQAKANEEVMECIVNTDQISYTLYSTFGAFYVPTVLLIILYGRIYVAARSRIFKTPVSCGKRFTTAQLIQTSAGSSICSINSASNQEGHLHPGGGGNTGGMAGNGGGGSSGGSPLFNNCVTVKLADSVLERKRLCTAREKKATKTLGIILGAFIVCWLPFFVVTLVLAICKECWFHPVLFDVFTWLGYLNSLINPVIYTAFNDEFKQAFHKLIKFKRCY, from the coding sequence ATGGATCAGGATAATAGCTCCGTTGATCCGTTCTTCACCAACGCCACGGAGAGCTCTGAACCCACAGAGGCCCTATGGGACAAAGCCACTCTCCTGGGGCTCCAGATCTTCCTGTCAGCCATCCTGGCAATCGTCACCCTGGCCACCGTGCTGTCCAATGCCTTTGTCATCGCCACCATATTCCTGACTCGGAAGCTACACACGCCAGCCAACTTTCTGATTGGCTCGCTGGCTGTGACAGACCTGCTGGTGTCCATCCTGGTCATGCCTATCAGCATCTTGTACACAGTGAGTAAGACCTGGGCCCTGGGGCAGATTGTCTGCGACATCTGGCTGTCATCGGACATCACCTTCTGCACTGCCTCCATCCTGCACCTGTGCGTCATCGCGCTGGACCGCTACTGGGCCATCACTGACGCCCTGGAGTACTCCAAGCGCCGGACAATGCGTCGAGCGGGCCTGATGATAACGGTGGTATGGGtgatctccatctccatctccatgcCGCCGCTCTTCTGGAGGCAGGCCAAGGCCAACGAGGAGGTGATGGAGTGCATAGTGAACACGGATCAGATCTCCTACACGCTCTACTCCACCTTCGGGGCGTTCTATGTTCCCACTGTGTTGCTGATCATCCTCTACGGCCGGATCTACGTGGCAGCCCGCTCACGCATCTTTAAGACACCAGTGTCGTGCGGCAAGCGTTTCACCACGGCCCAGCTCATCCAGACGTCGGCCGGCTCCTCCATTTGCTCCATCAACTCCGCCTCCAACCAAGAGGGCCACCTGCACCCCGGAGGGGGAGGCAACACGGGAGGAATGGCAGGAAACGGAGGTGGAGGAAGCAGTGGTGGGTCGCCTCTCTTCAATAACTGCGTGACGGTGAAGCTGGCAGACAGTGTGCTGGAGAGGAAACGTCTGTGCACCGCCCGGGAGAAGAAGGCCACCAAGACGCTAGGCATCATCCTGGGAGCCTTCATCGTGTGTTGGCTACCCTTTTTCGTGGTCACCCTGGTACTGGCCATCTGCAAAGAATGCTGGTTCCACCCAGTGCTCTTCGACGTGTTCACCTGGCTTGGCTACCTAAACTCGCTCATCAATCCCGTTATCTACACTGCCTTCAATGACGAGTTCAAACAGGCCTTCCACAAACTCATCAAGTTCAAGAGATGCTACTAA